In one window of Helianthus annuus cultivar XRQ/B chromosome 17, HanXRQr2.0-SUNRISE, whole genome shotgun sequence DNA:
- the LOC110915770 gene encoding uncharacterized protein LOC110915770 — protein sequence MGFCFTETWCYMAKREGESEVSVDLARESLIALSYSLPETDLFPTELPKSVKTVTEAVNTDEKDKLRCELISISYAESPDTKESPGKTNG from the exons ATGGGATTTTGTTTTACTGA GACTTGGTGTTATATGGCTAAAAGAGAAGGTGAAAGTGAAGTTTCTGTGGACTTGGCAAGAGAGTCGTTAATCGCGCTATCTTATTCTCTACCAGAAACCGATCTTTTTCCAACCGAGCTCCCTAAAAGTGTTAAAACTGTCACGGAGGCTGTAAATACTGATGAAAAAGATAAACTTAGGTGCGAGTTGATCTCGATATCATATGCGGAGTCACCCGACACCAAGGAATCACCGGGAAAAACCAACGGTTAG